Within Microthrixaceae bacterium, the genomic segment CCGTTCCACACGGTCCGACACGTTCAGCTTGCGCTGGACGAAGGCGCTCAACGCCGGCGCCACCGTGGCCAAGGTCGAGACCGCCCGCAACTCGGGGGGAGACACGTAGAGCTCCATCGGGTTGGAGGTGATGGCCTTCACCACCGCGGCCGCCACATCGCCGGGAGACTTGGTGCGCACCCCCGGAGGTAGATCGATACCGCCGTTGGCGAACATGCCGGCGTCGCGGATGAACCCCGGCGCCACATGGGTACAGCCGACCCCGGTTCCCTCCAGTTCTTGGCGGAACGACAGGGCGAATCCACGGAGCCCGAACTTGGTGGCGTTGTACATGCGAGTTCCAGGGCTGGCAGCCAACCCCGACAACGATCCGACCAGCACGATCTGACCCGGATTGCCAGCTTGTACGTGATCACGGGCGAACCGGGTCGACAACACGATCGGCGCCCGCAGGTTCACGTCGATCGAGAAGTCGATGGAGTCATCGCTGAGGTGATCGAGAGCCGGATCGTTGCCCACGCCGGCGTTGGCCACCAACACATCGCAGGTGGCGGCCCGATCAGCCACCCTCACCACGTCGTCCCGATCGGTCAGGTCCGCCACCAGCACCTCGGCCCCGGTGTCACTCGCCAAGTCGGCCAACAGCGCCTCACGCCGAGCAGTGACGACCAGGTGGGCCCCGAGCCGGGCCAGCTCACGACACATGGCAGCGCCCAAGCCGCCACTGGCACCGGTAACGAGAATCGTGGATCCGTTGATCTCCATGGTCGGCAACCTAGGGTGGCCGCAGACGACGGTGTCACCGAGACCGATCCGACCCCACCTGCCACCGCGGCCAGTCCGGAGGCTCCGATGAGGCATTATTTCGGGGATCGCCGGCGGGAGAGTCGGTGACCCACACCGAAGGGAACGTTCATGAGAACCAGCCGACCAGTCAGCCTCCTGCTCGCCCTCGCCATGGTCACCACCATGGCTCTGGGGGCGTGCAGCTCCGGGGGAGACGACAAGGCCTCAGACAAGACCACCACCACCAAGGGTGAGAGCGGCGGCGAAGACACCGCCACCACCGAAGGTGAAGGTGAAGGTGAAGGCGACGAGACCACCACCACCGAGAAGGAAGACGACGGCGGCGACGTCGAGGTCTCCGCTGACGCCCGGGCCTACGTCGATGCCATGACCGAGTCCATGAAGGGCGAAAGGACTTCCCGCTGTCAGACGAGCAGACCGAGTGCTTCGCGGCCCGCACCGTGAACACCATCGGCGTCGACACCCTTCAGGCCGCTGGCATCAAGCCCGAGGACTTCGTCTCGGACAACTCGATGGACTTCTCCGAGGTGAAGCTCTCCGAGGACAAGGCCAACGAGATGTTCGACAACTTCGAGAAGTGCGGCATCGACATGCACGAGATGATGCTGGAATCAATGTCTCTCGAGGAGGAGATGACCGCCGGTCAGAAGGCGTGCATGGAGACCGTCCTCACCGAGGAGAACCTCCGCAAGCTCTGGTCAGCATGTTCATGGAAGGCGACGAGGGCATGGAGACCAACCCGGAGATGGAAGAGATCATGGGTGGGATCATGGGCTGCGCCTTCATGGGCATGGGTGAAGGCATGGGCGGCGAAACCGACGGCATGGGCGAGGACACCACCACCTCGACTACTGCGGCGGGCTGACCTCAGCCACCACCAGGTTCCGTCCCGGGGGCGGGGGCCACGATCGCATCAGATCTAGCCCCCGCCCCCGGGCGCGTCATCGGGCAGGTCAGCCGTGTTGCCAGAGCCGGGTCTTGAGGCCGGCGATTCCCCCAACCCGGACCAGCGCGGCACGGTCCAGTTCGGCCAGTTCCTCGGCGGTCAGATCCCACCCCAGTGCCCCAGCGTTCTCAATGGCTTGAGCCTGGTTCTTGGCTCCAGGGATCGGAACCGCCCCCTTGGCCATGATCCAGTTCAGCGCCACCTGACTGGGGGTCTTGCCGTCGTGGGCCTCTCCGACTCGTCGTCACGCGGCCACAACGTCGTCGACCACCTCCATGGGATGGTCAGAGAAGTTGCGCCGCCCCTGCGGACGATTGTGGGCGTTGTACTTGCCGGTGAGGCGACCCTGCCCGATCGGCGAATAGGCGAGGGCACCACCCGAGATCGGCACATGCTGCCAACAGGCCACTCGTCTCCGGGAGCGGCGAGCAGTGAGAACTCGATCTGGTTGGTGGCCAGGGCAGGCCCGCTCAGCCAACGCAGCGGCCATGGCCTGGGTCTCGCGCACCGAATGTTGGACACCCCACCGCTCGCACCAAACCGGCGCCATGCGCGTCGGCCAACGCATCGGCCAACGCGGCGTGGCCACGCAGGCTCACCGGGCCGTGGATCTGGTACAGGTCCACAGCCGGCAAACCGAGCCGATCCAGCGATGCCCGTAGGGCCGCCATCAAGGACCGACGGACATCGAGCTTCCACGGCGACGGCATGAACTTGGTGGCGATCTGGACCTTGTCGGCCCGGCCCGGGTCTGCAGCCAGCAACTCCCCGATTATCGACTCACTGCGACCCGCGCCGTACACCTCGGCGGTGTCGAAGAAGGTCGC encodes:
- a CDS encoding SDR family NAD(P)-dependent oxidoreductase is translated as MLVTGASGGLGAAMCRELARLGAHLVVTARREALLADLASDTGAEVLVADLTDRDDVVRVADRAATCDVLVANAGVGNDPALDHLSDDSIDFSIDVNLRAPIVLSTRFARDHVQAGNPGQIVLVGSLSGLAASPGTRMYNATKFGLRGFALSFRQELEGTGVGCTHVAPGFIRDAGMFANGGIDLPPGVRTKSPGDVAAAVVKAITSNPMELYVSPPELRAVSTLATVAPALSAFVQRKLNVSDRVER
- a CDS encoding aldo/keto reductase; protein product: MALNWIMAKGAVPIPGAKNQAQAIENAGALGWDLTAEELAELDRAALVRVGGIAGLKTRLWQHG
- a CDS encoding aldo/keto reductase, producing the protein MTGTGGALPLAGSSVTIPRLGVGTWAWGDRSTWGMGTYDQALTEGTIREAWEASIDAGATFFDTAEVYGAGRSESIIGELLAADPGRADKVQIATKFMPSPWKLDVRRSLMAALRASLDRLGLPAVDLYQIHGPVSLRGHAALADALADAHGAGLVRAVGCPTFGARDPGHGRCVG